A genome region from Campylobacter concisus includes the following:
- a CDS encoding hydrolase gives MISAKLIEHIFKAASISRWNDYPKMANLVELDKQAHKFIIAYFIAKQEQDADMNYIIEAGIFEFLSRVVVTDIRPDVFHHIQKTKKEQINSWVLNNLEELISEIEDGKFLERFKNHFKNDKKHEKERLILKAASYLATRWEFSIVYQTSQFLSDIDELKAKVEEEMEDYYELIGVRKIAMNQKLARLVDLSGRLRFQKRWAQTPRIPETAVLGHMLVVAILSYFYSLKAKACKKRLENNFFCALFHDLPESLTRDIISPVKYGVKGLNEIISEYEMRLIDERILPFVPEKIKDEFSYILGIRKDGEKFIKDEFENRTYERKIICHEGTMENVNEDKFNPIDGKALKYCDKLSAYIEAGISISYGVKSKELTDGFNNMYKFFSEKPKIDGVDFLEICDDFNEHFGLERPPLR, from the coding sequence ATGATAAGTGCTAAGCTTATAGAACATATCTTTAAAGCAGCATCTATATCACGTTGGAACGACTATCCAAAGATGGCAAATTTAGTCGAGCTTGATAAGCAGGCTCATAAATTTATCATCGCTTATTTCATAGCAAAACAAGAGCAAGACGCCGATATGAACTATATCATTGAGGCCGGAATTTTTGAGTTTTTAAGTAGGGTCGTAGTAACAGACATACGTCCAGACGTCTTTCATCACATCCAAAAGACAAAAAAAGAGCAGATAAATAGCTGGGTCTTAAACAACCTAGAGGAGCTGATCTCAGAGATCGAAGATGGCAAATTTTTAGAGAGATTTAAAAACCACTTTAAAAATGATAAAAAGCATGAAAAAGAGCGCCTGATCCTAAAAGCAGCCAGCTATCTTGCCACTAGATGGGAATTTTCTATCGTCTATCAAACGAGCCAGTTTTTAAGCGACATCGACGAGCTTAAAGCTAAGGTTGAAGAGGAGATGGAGGATTATTACGAGCTAATTGGCGTTAGAAAGATCGCTATGAATCAAAAATTAGCCCGCCTTGTTGATCTAAGTGGCAGGCTAAGGTTTCAAAAGCGCTGGGCACAAACGCCTCGTATCCCTGAAACTGCGGTCTTAGGACATATGCTAGTTGTTGCGATACTTAGCTATTTTTATTCACTCAAAGCAAAAGCTTGCAAAAAGCGTCTAGAAAATAACTTCTTTTGCGCACTATTTCACGACCTACCAGAGAGCCTCACAAGGGACATCATAAGCCCTGTAAAATACGGTGTAAAGGGGCTAAATGAGATCATCAGCGAGTATGAGATGAGGCTTATTGATGAGAGGATTTTGCCATTTGTACCGGAAAAGATCAAAGATGAGTTTAGCTACATCCTTGGCATCAGAAAAGATGGTGAAAAATTTATAAAAGATGAGTTTGAAAATAGAACTTACGAGCGTAAAATCATATGCCACGAAGGGACGATGGAGAACGTAAATGAGGATAAATTTAACCCGATCGATGGCAAAGCATTAAAATACTGCGACAAACTTTCAGCCTACATCGAAGCCGGAATTTCTATAAGCTACGGCGTCAAGTCAAAAGAGCTAACTGATGGCTTTAATAATATGTATAAATTTTTTAGCGAAAAACCTAAGATCGACGGAGTGGATTTTTTAGAAATTTGTGATGATTTTAATGAACATTTTGGTTTAGAAAGACCCCCTCTCAGATAA
- a CDS encoding 7-cyano-7-deazaguanine reductase, which translates to MKYGEKILKEFDVESDLEVWENKQTRDYVIKITLPEFCCLCPRSGYPDFATIYLEYIPNKLVVELKAIKLYINSFMNRNISHEDSINEIYSVLEKKLEPKFMKIVGDFNPRGNVHTVIEISSDLVVKKPAEEKDFTPKSRERSFSDKPRERRSTSDRGNRGSRDDKFKKDDKPRRSSNKEGFRKISYADDKKPKVVKKDK; encoded by the coding sequence ATGAAATATGGCGAGAAAATTTTGAAAGAATTTGACGTAGAGAGTGACCTTGAGGTCTGGGAAAATAAGCAAACAAGGGACTATGTCATAAAGATCACTCTGCCTGAGTTTTGCTGCCTTTGCCCTCGCTCTGGTTATCCTGACTTTGCGACGATCTACCTTGAGTACATCCCAAATAAGCTAGTTGTTGAGCTAAAAGCGATAAAGCTTTATATAAATAGCTTTATGAACCGTAACATCAGCCATGAAGATAGTATAAATGAAATTTACTCTGTTTTAGAGAAAAAACTAGAGCCTAAATTTATGAAGATAGTTGGCGACTTCAACCCACGTGGAAATGTCCATACAGTTATCGAGATCAGCTCTGATTTAGTCGTAAAAAAACCAGCTGAGGAAAAAGATTTTACTCCAAAAAGTAGGGAGAGAAGCTTTAGTGACAAGCCACGCGAGAGACGAAGCACTAGTGATCGTGGCAATAGAGGCAGTAGAGATGATAAATTTAAAAAAGATGACAAACCAAGAAGAAGCTCAAACAAAGAGGGCTTTAGAAAGATAAGCTATGCCGATGATAAGAAGCCAAAAGTAGTCAAAAAGGATAAATAA